Sequence from the Aestuariirhabdus haliotis genome:
TTTGGCAAAGCGATCTACCCGGCTAATGAAGAGTTCGTGCACTTTTTTGTGCGGGGCGCAAAATGAGTAGCCAGCCTGCTCCATCAGGGCTTCCTCGAAGGCAAAATGGGAGATTGTGTAGTCCACCACCTCGTTGATCACATCGCCGACTTTCGACCGACTGTGTTTTTCGTGGGCGTCCTGCAGTTGGTTGATGTAATAAACGATCCGCTTGTGTTGCTCGTCGATGACCTCAATGCCTGTGTCCAGTTCGCTGAGCCACTGTAATTTTTCCATCGTATTGTCCTTTTTCCGGGGTCAGCCCATCGACCATGGGACGACCTGTTCCTACTGAGTTCTCTGGCGGCTCACTATAGGTAGGCTGAAGAGTCGTTGTTTTGATATATGTTAATTTTTCTGGAAGTAAGATGAGAAAAAAATCATATGAAGTCGGAAAGCTTTTGGTTGCAGATGGGCTCACAGGACACTGATTTGGAGCAGTTACAATTCTCTATTGGCACTGCTACAGTGATTGTTTTAGAAACCGTGCCGGGGGCACGCTATGAGCGATCAACGCCAACCTGATTTTCCCAAAGATGCCCGGTTTGTTATGGACCCGGTTTCTCCCGATGAGAGTAAGCGCCTGACGATTATCTATGCGCTTTATGCGGCTTCGTTCTTTGTCGGCATCACCTTTTTTGCTGCTTTATTGCTCAATGTGCTGTGGAAGCCCGAGTTTCGCAGCGAGTTGTCCCGCATTCATGCGCGATGGCAGCTGCGCAGCGGCCTGTTTGCCTTGCTGTGGGGGGTGATAGGCGGCATCAGCCTGTTATTTCTGGTGGGTTGGCTGATTATTGGGCTGGCAGGTATCTGGTTGATTTATCGCCTGGTGCGGGGTTGGTTGGCGTTATCTGATCAGCAGCCCCCCAAACCCGGGTTTGGTCTATCTTAATAGGATCCAAGGAGTAGAGAATGCCATTATCAACAAGTTTGTATGAAGAGATTCGACTGTTATTGCAATTCAGCCCGGACAGTGCGCAGGAGGGTATCAAGGTGCATCATGAGGCGGCCCAGGAATTGGTGGATGCCGCCCAGAGATTATTTGACAAGGGTTTGATCGACAGACACGACGGTGGCTATTTGACGGACCGTGGGCTAGAGGCGGTACAGCACGCACGGTCGTTGATCGGCCTGTTGTCGAAGGAAAGCTGAGTCCTGTTGCCAGTTGGAAAACGGGCCGCAATCTAGCGGCCCGTTTTGGTTTTCTGATAAGAACTCCCATTTGGTGTCATGCCTTATTGGAACAGAGAGGCATATTGTGAGTAACCCTCTTCTTCGAGTTTGTCTTTGGGGATAAATCGCAGTGATGCGGAGTTGATGCAATAACGTAGACCGGTTGGCGCTGGACCGTCGTCAAAGACATGGCCCAGGTGAGAGTCGGCGTATTTGCTACGCAGTTCGGTACGAGGCATAAAGAGTTTGTAGTCGGTTTTTTCGACAATCAGCTCTTCATGAATCGGCTTGGTAAAGCTGGGCCAGCCGGTTTTGGAATCGTATTTGTCGGTCGAGGAAAACAGAGGCTCACCGCTGACGATATCGACATAGATACCCGGCTGTTTGTTATCCCAATATTCGTTGCGATAAGGCGGTTCTGTACCCTCTTCCTGAGTCACTTTGTACTGCATGGGTGACAGGGACTGTTGTAATGATTCCTTACCTGGGCGTACGAATGTTTTAAAGTCCTCAATGCCGAGCTCTTTTTTCATGGCGGTCATTTTTTTATCAGACATCGCGTCGGTAGTCATCGAGCTCGAGGTCTCCATGTTCGACGTTTTCATCACAGTGCCAGGCGTGTATTTGATCTCCTCGCCCCAGACCTTCTCCAGATACTGGTCACGACCCGAGTTGTAGCGATAGTACTTATAACGGATCGGGTTATTGCTGTAATAGTTCTGATGGTAATCTTCGGCGGGCCAGAATTTCGATGTTGGCTGGAGCATATCGGGCAAAATCGGTTGTTCAAAACGTCCCGACGCGTTCATCTGTGCGATCGATTGTTCTGCGGCGACTCGCTGTTGTTCATTATGGTAAAAAATAAAAGGACGATACTGATAACCGCGGTCGACAAACTGGCCCTTGCCATCGGTGGGATTAATCTCCCGCCAGAATATTTGCAGCAGGTCTTCGTAGCTGATGAGGTTCGGGTCGTAATGCACCTCGATCGCTTCCACATGGCCTGTTTTACCGCTGGAGACCTGTTTGTAGGTCGGGTTTTCGGACTGACCGCCGATGTAACCTGAGATCGCCTCGTTAACACCAGGGTATTTTTCAAAGGTGGATTCGGTACACCAGAAGCACCCGCCAGCGAAGGTAGCAACATTGGCAGAAGCGGACATGGGGGAAGCCGTTTTCATATCACTCTTGTCGGATTGAGTACTGTAAACGGTGCCGGCGATCAAGAGTAAAGCCGCGGCGGCCAGGCTCATCAGGGTTTTCATAACGCTCTCCAGTTTGCAGGCTGAATCAACCTGTTGTGTTCAGTGTGCCCAAGCCATCTTCGTGTGAAAAGTGTCGAGGCGGCGGTTTTATTGAATCATGACATCTCGTGACAATTTCGTGATAACTTCAGGCACAAGGCCCAGCATACTGGCAGGTACGATGAGTCATAAGCATTGGTTCACTGGCTGCAAGCATTCCTGCCAGTCAGGCACTCGAAGAGCGAAGAGGCGTTGATGAGCAAACGAATTCTGGTGATCGAGGACGATCCCGATATCAACAAGCTGGTGGCGATGAGTCTGGCGGATGCCAATCACAACGTCGATTGCTGCAATGACGGGGCAGAGGGATTGCAGCGTGCGTTGCAGCATGACTATGCGTTGCTGGTTCTGGACCTGATGCTGCCAGGGCTTGATGGCCTCGAGGTATGCCGTCGCTTGCGCGCCGAGCAGCGCACCTTGCCCATCCTGATGCTGACGGCACGGGATTCGGAAGCCGACCGAGTGGTGGGGCTCGAGTTGGGAGCCGATGATTACCTGACCAAGCCTTTCTCGGTGCGCGAATTGCAGGCGCGTGTCAAAGCCCTGCTGAGGCGCGTTGAAATGCTCAGTCAGCGCTCCGAGCCAGAAGCGCTGGAGATTGTGATTGGCCAGCTGGTTATCGATCAACAGCGACGCCGGGTTACGGTGGGCGGACAGGAAGTGGAATTGACGGCGACCGAATTCGATCTGTTGCTCTATCTGGCTCGTCAGCCGGGTAAGGTTTTCAGCCGTACCGAACTACTGGATGCGGTCTGGGGCTATCAGCACAGTGGTTACGAGCACACGGTTAATTCTCACATCAATCGGCTGCGCAACAAGTTGGAGGCCGAACCCTCAGATCCCCGTTATGTGCTGACGGTTTGGGGCGTGGGTTACAAGCTTTGCGAAACCGCAGGTGCGCCATGCTGAAGCGCTTCTCGACCTTTTACAGCAAGTTGTCGTTGGCCTTGCTGGTCAGCTTCTTGCTGCTGGTCGTGCTTCTGATGGCGTTGGCCCAGCAACTCACCCGCACCTATCAGGACGAAGTAGAGCAGCGTTTGCACCGTGATCTGGCGCGCCATATCGTGCAGGATAACCCGCTAATTCGTGGCGGCGAAATCGACCAGCAAGCTCTCAAGCAAAGCTTTCATTCGATGATGATTCTGGGCCCCAGTTTCGAATTCTATTTATTGGGTTCGGCTGGTGAAGTTATCACTTACTCGGCGGATAAATCCCGAATCAAGAGGCAGTCGGTCAGCCTCGAGCCGATTAAGGCCTTTCTTGGGGCTAGCCGAATGTTGCCCATTATGGGGGATGATCCCCGCTCACTGACTCGACAGAAAGTCTTTTCGGTGGCTGAGATTCGTGATGGTGACCACTTGATGGGTTACCTCTATATCATTATTGGCGGTGAGGTTTACGATGACCTGACGGCGCTGCTGGAGCAGAGCCATATCGTCAAGCTGGGGGTCTGGGGGGCTTTGGCGGCACTGGCCTTTGGCTTATTGGTGAGCCTGTTTCTGTTTGCCCTGCTGACTCGCCCACTGCGCCGACTGTCCCGGGAAATGACCCAGTATCGCCAGCGAGGTTTTGATCAGGTTTTGCCCTCATCCGAGACATGGTCGGCGGATAGCCTGGATGAGATCGAACGCCTGGGCGCGACCTTTAACGAGCTGGTGTCTGTTCTGGAACAGCAGTATCTGAGGGTTAAGGGCAGTGACGAGCTACGCCGTGAACTGGTGTCTTATATATCCCATGACCTTCGCACGCCTTTGGCGGCGTTGCTGGGCTATCTGGAAACCTGGCAGATTCGCCATGGGGAGACGGAAGGGGCTGAACTGGTGCGGGTTGCGCTGGAGAATGCCCAGCGGGTCAGTGCGCTGGTGGAGCAACTGTTCGAGCTGGCTCATCTCGACAGTGCCGATAGCCGAGTGCATCCGGAGCCGGTTGCCATCGCCGAACTGGCACAGGACCTGTTGCAAAAACTGGCCCTTGCGGCCGAGCAGCAAGGCATCAGCTTATCGGTAGAGCCCAGAGACCCCTCCCTGCAATTGATGGCGGATATAGAAAAGCTGGAGCGAGTGCTGACTAACCTGCTTGACAATGCCATTCGCCACTGTGAGTCGGGCGACCGGGTTTGGGTGGAAATTGAACCGGTTGCCGGGGGGATGCGCGTTAGCGTCTGCGACAGTGGACGGGGCATAGCCGAAGAAGATTTGCCGCATATTTTCGACCCCCATTATCGAGGGGCCAGCGCCGTCACAGGCCGGCTGGGAAACAGCGGTTTGGGGTTGGCCATCAGTCGGCGAATATTGCAGTTGCATGGCAGCGATATCGATGTGGAGAGCGTGGCAGGACAGGGTAGCCGCTTCTACTTTGTGTTACCTTTGCCTGCTTATAAACAGCAGAAATAAGGAAACCACTGCCGGTGTTGTTAGCTTCTATGCCCTCTTTGGCTCCCCTGTTTGCCCGGGCGTTACTGGCGCGCGGCAAGAAGGGGGCGTTGCCTTCCTCGATGCCTGAAGGTCGGATCCGGGTCGAAGACGTTCGAATCGATTCGTCACATCTTCACAACTATCGCACTCTGGTTGGGGCCCCGGAATCAACCGTCGCGGCGGGCGGTGCGTCGCTGCCGATCTGTTATCCCCACCTGCTGAGCTTTCCCTTGCAGTTGAAACTCCTTGTCGCACCCGATTTTCCCTTGCCATTGCTGGGGTTGGTGCATCTGAGAAACCGTATTCGGTTGCTTGGCCAGCTTGATGTACATCAGCCACTGGCGATTGAATGTTGGCTAGGTGAGCAGCGAAGCACCGAGCGGGGGCTGGAGTTTGATCTATGGACCCAGGTCGAACAACAGGGACAACCATTGTGGCAAAGTTGCAGTGTGAATCTGTATCGTCAGGGATCTGCTGGAGAAACCTCTACCGGCAGCTCTACCAGAGCCTCACAGCGCCGGCCGGTCTCTCCCCTGGCGACCACAGAATGTTGGTCCTTAGCCGCTAACCTGGGCTGGTTATACGCTCGCAGTGCGGGTGATTTCAATCCGATTCACTTGCACCCCCTGAGCGCAAAGCTGTTTGGCTTCCCTCGCGCTATCATCCATGGCATGTGGAGTAAGGCGCGTTGTTTGAGCCGGTTGCAGCCCTTGTTGGATAGCCTGGGCACCAAGTTGGAAATAGAGTGCGATTTCAAAACTCCTGTGTTTCTGCCTGGCCAGGTACTGATGAGCTGGCAAGAGGAAGGCGAGGCAGGTATCGCATTTCTGTTGCAAGATGGCGAAGGCGTTAAGCCCCATCTGCAAGGCCGAGTGAGATCGCTTGCAGATCCGCTGATGGATGCTGTTTGATGATGCGAACTGCGGAAGCAATAGCAAGGTTGAGTGAAATCAGATGAGAATATTTATGATGAAACAGGAACGGGTGTTATGACGCTGGCGGCCTGGTTGGCATTGGTAGGCGTCTGCCTGCTGGGGGCTATGTCTCCCGGTCCCAGTCTGGCGGTGGTGTTGCGACATACGGTCAACCATTCTCGCTCCCATGGTATTGCGGTGGGGGTGGCTCACGCTCTGGGTGTGGGCTGTTACGCATTATTGTCCGTGACCGGGCTGGCGGCACTGTTTGCGCTCTACCCCTTTGGTCAGCAGCTGTTGGGCTGGGCGGGCGCCGTTTATCTGGCCTGGCTGGGTGTGAAATCCTTGCGCAGTGCTGGTTCAGTGGGTGATGAGGTGGCGGAGGCGACCGCACAGAGCTGGCAGCAAGCCGCACGGGATGGTTTGATGATCTCGTTGCTGAATCCCAAGCTGATGATCTTCTTTGTCGCTCTGTTCAGTCAGTTCATACAGCCGGATACCTCCTGGTGGGTGGCGCTGGTTATGGTGCTAACGCCAACGCTGATTGATGGTGGCTGGTATTGCCTGGTAGCGGTGGTGCTGTCGCGTCAATCGATATTGGAGAGGCTCAAGGCACAATCGGTGCTGATTGACCGTATTACCGGAGTGTTATTGCTGATTGTGGCGTTGCGGGTAGTGACTCTCTAGCAGGCTGCTTTGTGGTGGGTAAAGAATGGTCTATAATCGCCCCTGCAAAATTTCTACATGATCAAATAATGGTCAGAACCAATAACCGATGAGGGGGAAGCCGCGTGGCTTTAGCAATCGAGATGTTCAAAAAAAGTGTCCTTGGCGCACTCTGTATCGTGGGTTTGATGCTGGCTTCCGTAAGCCAGGCAGACGAAGCCATTGCCGAACGCATTAAGCCGGTTGGTGAAGTCTGTGTGCAAGGCGACCCTTGTGCCAGCGCCAGTGTCGAGACGGCCAGTGCTGGTGCCGCAGGCAAGAGCGGTGACGCAGTCTATAATGCAGCCTGCGCGGCTTGTCACGGTTCCGGTATTCTGGGCGCGCCCAAGAAAGATGACAGCGACGAGTGGAAAGCTCGTGAAGCCAAAGCCGGAGACTTTGCCGCTTTGCTGGCCAGCGCCATCAAGGGCGTTAACAGCATGCCGGCTAAAGGCGGCTGCAGTGCTTGTAGCGACGACGAACTGGCCTCAGCCATCGAGTACATGAGTGGCCTGTCCCGCTAGTTTCTGATCGCACAAAAAACCTCCCCCGGAACGGCTCCGCGGGAGGTTTTTTTATGTCTGGAAGGTTCACAAAAATAGCGTTACGGTCAGAATATGATAACGCCGGGTATCGTTTATATGGCTGAGGTGGGCTCGATGACCGCA
This genomic interval carries:
- a CDS encoding bacteriohemerythrin, translating into MEKLQWLSELDTGIEVIDEQHKRIVYYINQLQDAHEKHSRSKVGDVINEVVDYTISHFAFEEALMEQAGYSFCAPHKKVHELFISRVDRFAKRHEEGQDVAEELLITLRKWLINHIQSEDGDYVQTVQAYQRKMRHEHEGWLSRSLHRFFG
- a CDS encoding DUF4870 family protein — its product is MSDQRQPDFPKDARFVMDPVSPDESKRLTIIYALYAASFFVGITFFAALLLNVLWKPEFRSELSRIHARWQLRSGLFALLWGVIGGISLLFLVGWLIIGLAGIWLIYRLVRGWLALSDQQPPKPGFGLS
- a CDS encoding TIGR02647 family protein, whose amino-acid sequence is MPLSTSLYEEIRLLLQFSPDSAQEGIKVHHEAAQELVDAAQRLFDKGLIDRHDGGYLTDRGLEAVQHARSLIGLLSKES
- the msrB gene encoding peptide-methionine (R)-S-oxide reductase MsrB, producing the protein MKTLMSLAAAALLLIAGTVYSTQSDKSDMKTASPMSASANVATFAGGCFWCTESTFEKYPGVNEAISGYIGGQSENPTYKQVSSGKTGHVEAIEVHYDPNLISYEDLLQIFWREINPTDGKGQFVDRGYQYRPFIFYHNEQQRVAAEQSIAQMNASGRFEQPILPDMLQPTSKFWPAEDYHQNYYSNNPIRYKYYRYNSGRDQYLEKVWGEEIKYTPGTVMKTSNMETSSSMTTDAMSDKKMTAMKKELGIEDFKTFVRPGKESLQQSLSPMQYKVTQEEGTEPPYRNEYWDNKQPGIYVDIVSGEPLFSSTDKYDSKTGWPSFTKPIHEELIVEKTDYKLFMPRTELRSKYADSHLGHVFDDGPAPTGLRYCINSASLRFIPKDKLEEEGYSQYASLFQ
- a CDS encoding response regulator transcription factor, which codes for MSKRILVIEDDPDINKLVAMSLADANHNVDCCNDGAEGLQRALQHDYALLVLDLMLPGLDGLEVCRRLRAEQRTLPILMLTARDSEADRVVGLELGADDYLTKPFSVRELQARVKALLRRVEMLSQRSEPEALEIVIGQLVIDQQRRRVTVGGQEVELTATEFDLLLYLARQPGKVFSRTELLDAVWGYQHSGYEHTVNSHINRLRNKLEAEPSDPRYVLTVWGVGYKLCETAGAPC
- a CDS encoding sensor histidine kinase, which gives rise to MLKRFSTFYSKLSLALLVSFLLLVVLLMALAQQLTRTYQDEVEQRLHRDLARHIVQDNPLIRGGEIDQQALKQSFHSMMILGPSFEFYLLGSAGEVITYSADKSRIKRQSVSLEPIKAFLGASRMLPIMGDDPRSLTRQKVFSVAEIRDGDHLMGYLYIIIGGEVYDDLTALLEQSHIVKLGVWGALAALAFGLLVSLFLFALLTRPLRRLSREMTQYRQRGFDQVLPSSETWSADSLDEIERLGATFNELVSVLEQQYLRVKGSDELRRELVSYISHDLRTPLAALLGYLETWQIRHGETEGAELVRVALENAQRVSALVEQLFELAHLDSADSRVHPEPVAIAELAQDLLQKLALAAEQQGISLSVEPRDPSLQLMADIEKLERVLTNLLDNAIRHCESGDRVWVEIEPVAGGMRVSVCDSGRGIAEEDLPHIFDPHYRGASAVTGRLGNSGLGLAISRRILQLHGSDIDVESVAGQGSRFYFVLPLPAYKQQK
- a CDS encoding MaoC family dehydratase; this encodes MLLASMPSLAPLFARALLARGKKGALPSSMPEGRIRVEDVRIDSSHLHNYRTLVGAPESTVAAGGASLPICYPHLLSFPLQLKLLVAPDFPLPLLGLVHLRNRIRLLGQLDVHQPLAIECWLGEQRSTERGLEFDLWTQVEQQGQPLWQSCSVNLYRQGSAGETSTGSSTRASQRRPVSPLATTECWSLAANLGWLYARSAGDFNPIHLHPLSAKLFGFPRAIIHGMWSKARCLSRLQPLLDSLGTKLEIECDFKTPVFLPGQVLMSWQEEGEAGIAFLLQDGEGVKPHLQGRVRSLADPLMDAV
- a CDS encoding LysE family translocator, yielding MKSDENIYDETGTGVMTLAAWLALVGVCLLGAMSPGPSLAVVLRHTVNHSRSHGIAVGVAHALGVGCYALLSVTGLAALFALYPFGQQLLGWAGAVYLAWLGVKSLRSAGSVGDEVAEATAQSWQQAARDGLMISLLNPKLMIFFVALFSQFIQPDTSWWVALVMVLTPTLIDGGWYCLVAVVLSRQSILERLKAQSVLIDRITGVLLLIVALRVVTL
- a CDS encoding c-type cytochrome, coding for MALAIEMFKKSVLGALCIVGLMLASVSQADEAIAERIKPVGEVCVQGDPCASASVETASAGAAGKSGDAVYNAACAACHGSGILGAPKKDDSDEWKAREAKAGDFAALLASAIKGVNSMPAKGGCSACSDDELASAIEYMSGLSR